A stretch of Fusobacterium periodonticum ATCC 33693 DNA encodes these proteins:
- the yajC gene encoding preprotein translocase subunit YajC — protein sequence MQEIFAKYGSTIGLVVLWIGVFYFLLIRPNKKRQKEQQNLLNSLKEGTEVITIGGIKGTIAFVGEDYVELRVDKGVKLTFRKSAIANVINNNNQQ from the coding sequence ATGCAAGAAATATTTGCGAAGTATGGAAGTACTATTGGTTTGGTAGTTCTTTGGATTGGTGTATTTTACTTTTTACTTATTAGACCTAATAAGAAAAGACAAAAAGAACAACAAAATCTACTTAACTCTCTAAAAGAAGGGACAGAAGTTATAACTATTGGTGGAATCAAAGGAACAATAGCTTTTGTTGGAGAAGATTATGTTGAACTTAGAGTGGACAAAGGAGTTAAATTAACTTTCAGAAAATCTGCTATAGCTAATGTTATCAATAACAATAATCAACAATAA
- a CDS encoding N-acetylmuramoyl-L-alanine amidase family protein: MKKKLITAFFFFLLSVLSFSAQVKDVRFRNNTCSISLNAREGEYLVSADEESRLIYIEIQNLDSSSCEKFTKNLEYDIRDSNLFEDVVIDKTRDSVSITLQVAPKVGYVMDATNNRIDVNFHRTTKNKHLIVIDPGHGGKDPGAMRGSVVEKKIVLSVGTFLKEELSKDFNVIMTRDSDVFVVLSQRPKMANKSNAKLFVSIHANASESKNANGVEVFYFSKKSSPYAERIANFENTIGEQYGDSSDKIIQISGELAYKKNQENSIRLAKKIVENISSGLALKNGGVHGANFAVLRGFNGTGVLIELGFVSNSYDAAILVDRDSQQKMAEEIAKSIKEYLTR, translated from the coding sequence ATGAAAAAAAAATTAATTACTGCCTTTTTCTTTTTTCTTTTGTCAGTCTTAAGTTTCTCAGCTCAAGTTAAAGATGTAAGATTTCGTAATAATACATGTTCAATTAGTTTGAATGCAAGAGAGGGAGAATATTTAGTTAGTGCTGATGAAGAATCGAGGCTCATATATATAGAAATACAAAATTTAGATTCAAGTTCTTGTGAAAAATTTACAAAGAATTTAGAGTATGATATTAGAGATTCAAATCTATTTGAAGATGTAGTTATAGATAAAACAAGAGATAGTGTTTCAATAACATTACAAGTAGCTCCAAAAGTTGGTTATGTAATGGATGCAACAAATAATAGAATAGATGTAAATTTTCATAGAACTACTAAAAATAAACATCTTATTGTTATAGATCCAGGACATGGAGGAAAAGATCCTGGTGCAATGAGAGGTTCAGTAGTAGAAAAGAAAATAGTTCTTTCAGTTGGAACATTTTTGAAAGAAGAACTTTCAAAAGATTTTAATGTAATAATGACAAGAGATTCAGATGTTTTTGTTGTACTTAGTCAAAGACCTAAGATGGCAAATAAAAGTAATGCAAAATTATTTGTAAGTATACATGCAAACGCTTCAGAAAGTAAGAATGCAAATGGAGTTGAAGTTTTTTATTTTTCAAAGAAATCATCTCCTTATGCTGAAAGAATTGCTAATTTTGAAAATACCATAGGAGAACAATATGGAGATAGTAGTGATAAAATTATTCAAATTTCTGGAGAGTTAGCCTATAAAAAAAATCAGGAAAACTCAATAAGATTAGCAAAGAAAATTGTAGAAAATATTTCAAGTGGTTTAGCATTAAAAAATGGTGGAGTTCATGGAGCAAACTTTGCTGTTCTAAGAGGATTCAATGGAACAGGAGTTTTAATAGAACTTGGTTTTGTTAGTAATTCTTATGATGCAGCAATTTTAGTTGATAGAGATTCTCAACAAAAAATGGCTGAAGAAATTGCAAAATCAATTAAAGAATATTTGACAAGGTGA
- the prfA gene encoding peptide chain release factor 1, whose protein sequence is MFDKLEEVVARYEELNQILVSPEVLADSKKMIECNKAINEITEIVEKYKEYKKYVDDIEFIKESFKTEKDPDMKEMLNEELKEAEEKLPSLEEELKILLLPKDKNDDKNVIVEIRGGAGGDEAALFAADLFRMYSRYAERRKWKIEIIEKQDGELNGLKEVAFTIIGLGAYSRLKFESGVHRVQRVPKTEASGRIHTSTATVAVLPEVEDVQEVIVDPKDLKIDTYRSGGAGGQHVNMTDSAVRITHLPTGIVVQCQDERSQLKNREKAMKHLLTKLYEMEQEKQRSEVESERRLQVGTGDRAEKIRTYNFPDGRITDHRIKLTVHQLEAFLDGDIDEMIDALITFHQAELLSASEQ, encoded by the coding sequence ATGTTTGATAAGTTGGAAGAAGTTGTTGCTAGGTATGAAGAGCTAAATCAAATACTAGTTAGCCCAGAAGTTTTAGCAGATTCAAAAAAAATGATAGAATGCAACAAGGCAATAAATGAAATAACGGAGATTGTTGAAAAATATAAAGAATATAAAAAATATGTAGATGATATTGAATTTATAAAAGAAAGTTTTAAGACTGAAAAAGATCCTGATATGAAGGAAATGCTTAATGAAGAATTAAAAGAGGCTGAAGAAAAATTACCAAGTCTTGAAGAAGAGTTAAAAATTCTTTTACTACCTAAAGATAAAAATGATGACAAAAACGTTATTGTTGAAATAAGAGGTGGAGCAGGTGGAGATGAAGCAGCTCTATTTGCAGCAGACTTATTTAGAATGTATTCAAGATATGCAGAAAGAAGAAAATGGAAAATTGAAATCATAGAAAAACAAGATGGAGAACTAAATGGTTTAAAAGAAGTAGCCTTCACTATAATTGGTCTAGGAGCATACTCAAGGTTAAAATTTGAATCAGGTGTTCATAGAGTACAAAGAGTTCCTAAGACAGAAGCGTCAGGAAGAATACATACATCAACTGCAACAGTTGCTGTTTTACCAGAAGTTGAAGATGTACAAGAAGTAATAGTTGATCCTAAGGATTTAAAAATAGATACTTATAGATCAGGAGGAGCTGGAGGTCAGCACGTAAATATGACCGACTCTGCTGTAAGAATTACACATTTACCTACAGGAATAGTAGTTCAATGTCAAGATGAAAGATCTCAATTAAAAAATAGAGAAAAGGCAATGAAGCACTTACTTACTAAACTTTATGAAATGGAACAAGAAAAACAAAGAAGCGAAGTTGAATCAGAAAGAAGATTACAAGTTGGTACAGGAGATAGAGCAGAAAAAATTAGAACATATAACTTCCCAGATGGAAGAATCACTGACCATAGAATAAAATTAACAGTACATCAATTAGAAGCATTTTTAGACGGGGATATAGATGAAATGATTGATGCACTTATAACTTTTCACCAAGCAGAGTTATTATCTGCTTCAGAGCAATAA
- the prmC gene encoding peptide chain release factor N(5)-glutamine methyltransferase: MNLLEILKFVEEYLKKYSFSKPRLESEKLVSYVLNLDRIALYIHYERELTEEEKSSIKQFLKQMVEEKKSFDEIKGEKKDYKTENLDIFNKSVEYLKKNGVPSPLVDTEYIFSEALKVSRNTLKYSMSREIKEEDKDKIREMLMLRAKSRKPLQYILGEWEFYGLPFKVRENVLIPRPDTEILVEQCIQLMREIEEPNILDIGSGSGAISIAIANELKSSSVTGVDINEEAIKLANENKILNKVENINFMKSDLFEKLDEDFKYDLIVSNPPYITKEEYESLMPEVKNFEPKNALTDLGDGLHFYREISKKAGSYLKESGYLAFEIGYKQAKDVSKILEDNGFAILSVVKDYGGNNRVVLAKKAIKADNFEEIEEEEDVNLS; the protein is encoded by the coding sequence ATGAATTTACTAGAAATATTAAAATTTGTTGAAGAGTATTTGAAAAAATACTCTTTTTCAAAACCCCGTTTAGAATCAGAAAAATTAGTATCTTATGTCTTAAACCTTGATAGAATAGCTCTTTATATTCATTATGAAAGAGAGTTAACAGAAGAAGAGAAAAGCTCAATAAAACAATTTTTAAAGCAAATGGTAGAAGAAAAAAAATCTTTTGATGAAATAAAGGGAGAAAAGAAAGATTATAAGACTGAAAATTTAGATATTTTTAATAAATCTGTTGAATATCTTAAGAAAAATGGAGTTCCTAGTCCTTTAGTAGATACAGAGTATATTTTTTCTGAAGCTTTAAAAGTAAGTAGAAATACTTTAAAATATAGCATGTCAAGAGAAATTAAAGAAGAAGATAAAGATAAAATTAGAGAAATGTTGATGTTGAGAGCTAAGAGTAGAAAGCCACTTCAATATATTTTAGGAGAATGGGAATTTTATGGACTCCCTTTTAAGGTAAGAGAAAATGTTTTAATTCCTAGACCAGATACTGAAATTTTAGTTGAACAATGTATACAACTTATGAGGGAAATAGAAGAGCCTAATATTTTGGATATAGGTAGTGGAAGTGGAGCAATATCTATTGCTATTGCAAACGAGTTAAAGTCTAGTTCAGTAACTGGAGTAGATATAAATGAGGAAGCTATAAAACTTGCAAATGAAAATAAAATATTAAATAAAGTAGAAAATATAAATTTTATGAAATCTGATCTATTTGAAAAATTAGATGAAGATTTTAAATATGATTTGATAGTTTCAAACCCACCATATATAACTAAAGAAGAATATGAAAGCTTGATGCCTGAGGTTAAGAACTTTGAACCTAAAAATGCTCTTACTGACTTGGGAGATGGACTACATTTCTACAGAGAAATTTCAAAAAAAGCAGGTTCTTATTTAAAAGAATCAGGTTATTTAGCTTTTGAAATTGGATATAAACAAGCAAAAGATGTTTCAAAAATTTTAGAGGACAATGGTTTTGCTATTTTATCTGTAGTAAAAGACTATGGTGGAAATAATAGAGTAGTGCTTGCTAAAAAAGCAATAAAAGCTGATAATTTTGAAGAAATTGAGGAAGAGGAAGATGTCAACTTATCTTAG